One Deinococcus sedimenti genomic window carries:
- the lspA gene encoding signal peptidase II translates to MLRVVPTLLDHPRRVPAWLPIVLAALLIVADQALKAWALANLQENAPAQPFIPGLIDWVLTFNTGAAWSMFSGSAAPLALGRLVIGLGILVYLSVRPQPRLLTVTLSMIAAGAIGNAIDGLRQGKVTDMIHSPLLSSITQALNAGSFPIFNIADCCVVLGTILLVVASFIGDRRKPRI, encoded by the coding sequence ATACTGCGCGTCGTGCCCACCCTGCTCGATCACCCGCGCCGCGTCCCCGCGTGGCTGCCCATCGTTCTTGCCGCGCTGCTGATCGTCGCGGATCAGGCCTTGAAAGCCTGGGCACTGGCGAACCTGCAGGAGAACGCGCCCGCGCAGCCATTCATTCCGGGGCTGATCGACTGGGTGCTGACCTTCAACACCGGCGCCGCCTGGAGCATGTTCAGCGGCAGCGCCGCCCCGCTGGCCCTGGGCCGCCTGGTGATCGGGCTGGGCATCCTGGTGTACCTGTCCGTGCGCCCGCAGCCGCGCCTGCTGACCGTCACCCTGAGCATGATCGCGGCCGGGGCCATCGGGAACGCCATCGACGGCCTGCGGCAGGGCAAGGTGACGGACATGATCCACTCGCCGCTGCTGAGCAGCATCACGCAGGCGCTGAACGCCGGGAGTTTCCCGATCTTCAACATCGCGGACTGCTGCGTGGTGCTGGGCACGATCCTGCTGGTGGTCGCCAGTTTCATCGGGGATCGCCGCAAGCCCCGCATCTGA
- the rpmB gene encoding 50S ribosomal protein L28 has translation MAKVCEVCGKGPIVVNSVVRRGKARAAGGVGRKVTGVTKRVQKPNLQPLTVTRGGVSLRLRVCSKCRKAVA, from the coding sequence ATGGCGAAAGTGTGCGAAGTGTGCGGTAAGGGGCCGATCGTGGTGAACTCGGTCGTCCGCCGCGGTAAGGCCCGCGCTGCGGGCGGCGTGGGTCGCAAGGTCACCGGCGTTACCAAGCGTGTTCAGAAGCCCAACCTGCAGCCCCTGACCGTGACCCGCGGCGGCGTCAGCCTCCGCCTGCGCGTGTGCAGCAAGTGCCGTAAGGCCGTTGCCTGA
- a CDS encoding GlsB/YeaQ/YmgE family stress response membrane protein → MGWIITILVGALCGWLASLIMKTDAQQGAIANILIGIVGSLLAQAIFGSWLNIGGAGVAGAGFSFWSIVWGVVGSVVLIAILKALRVLR, encoded by the coding sequence ATGGGTTGGATCATTACTATTCTGGTTGGTGCACTGTGCGGCTGGCTCGCGAGCCTCATCATGAAGACGGACGCCCAGCAGGGCGCGATCGCCAACATCCTGATCGGTATCGTGGGCAGCCTGCTCGCCCAGGCTATCTTCGGCAGCTGGCTGAACATCGGTGGCGCTGGCGTGGCCGGTGCGGGCTTCAGCTTCTGGAGCATCGTGTGGGGCGTGGTCGGCAGTGTCGTCCTGATCGCCATCCTGAAGGCCCTGCGCGTCCTGCGCTAA
- the thrB gene encoding homoserine kinase has product MSGTPPPPQITPFTVRAPASSANLGPGFDSLGLSVPLYTTLRVTPQATTQVIPLGPELEGTPADESNYVYRAMELAAKRAGRPLPPARIEIETEVPLARGLGSSAAALVAGIVAGNELLGRPLNDLAVLDVAAREEGHPDNVAPALFGGIVVATLDKLGTHYVRLDPPANLGVTVLIPDFELSTSKARAVLPKEYSRADAVHALSHAALLAAALAQGRLDLLRHAMQDYIHQIWRAPLVPGLSDILEEAWKHGALGAALSGAGPTVLCFHDTREPTTPLHAYLHGVMKRNGLEGRVLDFPIDTAGTLIERA; this is encoded by the coding sequence ATGTCCGGAACCCCACCCCCACCCCAGATCACACCGTTCACGGTGCGCGCCCCGGCCAGCAGCGCCAACCTCGGCCCCGGTTTCGACAGCCTGGGCCTGAGCGTCCCGCTGTACACCACCCTGCGCGTCACGCCGCAGGCCACCACCCAGGTCATCCCGCTGGGACCGGAACTGGAAGGCACGCCCGCCGACGAGAGCAACTACGTCTACCGCGCCATGGAACTCGCCGCGAAACGCGCCGGGCGCCCTCTGCCCCCCGCGCGGATCGAGATCGAGACCGAAGTGCCCCTGGCGCGCGGGCTGGGCAGCAGCGCCGCCGCGCTGGTCGCCGGGATCGTCGCCGGGAACGAACTGCTGGGCCGCCCCCTGAACGACCTGGCGGTACTCGACGTCGCCGCGCGCGAGGAAGGCCACCCCGATAACGTCGCCCCGGCCCTGTTCGGCGGGATCGTCGTCGCCACGCTGGACAAGCTCGGCACTCACTACGTGCGACTGGACCCGCCCGCCAACCTGGGCGTGACCGTCCTGATCCCCGATTTCGAGCTGAGCACCAGCAAGGCCCGCGCCGTGCTGCCCAAGGAGTACAGCCGCGCGGACGCCGTGCACGCCCTGTCGCACGCCGCGCTGCTGGCCGCCGCGCTCGCGCAGGGCCGCCTGGACCTGCTGCGGCACGCCATGCAGGACTACATCCACCAGATCTGGCGCGCGCCCCTCGTGCCGGGCCTGAGCGACATCCTGGAAGAAGCCTGGAAGCACGGCGCGCTCGGCGCGGCCCTCAGCGGCGCCGGACCCACCGTGCTGTGCTTCCACGACACCCGCGAACCCACCACGCCCCTGCACGCGTACCTGCACGGCGTCATGAAGCGCAACGGCCTGGAAGGCCGCGTCCTGGACTTCCCCATCGACACCGCCGGAACACTGATCGAACGGGCGTAA
- a CDS encoding aminopeptidase has product MTLTFDEKLRNYARLAVRVGLGVKAGQRVLVQAPVETAQLARLVVREAYAAGASFVDVRWDDDDVQLARFELAPDGTFEQISRWRVDAEIETAEAGGAVLAIRATNPNLLGGVNPERVATHQRTVAAYRRPYTAQVMTNRLNWNLISAPVSGWAELMFPDASAEQAVAQQWDAIFAATRADQADAVALWEAHLGDLRRRRELLTDRQYAALHFRGGGTDLTVGLADDHVWGGGAADTPGGVTFTANIPTEEVWTAPHRERVDGTVVSTKPLSYNGTLIDGIRIEFKDGRITGASAEQGEGALLKMIETDEGSHRLGEVALVPHSSPISRSGLFFFNTLYDENAASHIAIGSAYRFNVKGGVDMSLEDFNARGGNDSLTHVDWMIGSDQIDVDGITKDGQREAVMRAGEFVI; this is encoded by the coding sequence ATGACCCTGACTTTTGACGAGAAACTGCGCAACTACGCGCGGCTGGCGGTGCGGGTGGGCCTGGGCGTGAAGGCCGGCCAGCGCGTGCTGGTCCAGGCCCCGGTGGAGACGGCTCAGCTGGCGCGGCTGGTGGTGCGCGAGGCGTACGCGGCGGGCGCGAGCTTCGTGGATGTCCGCTGGGATGACGACGACGTGCAGCTGGCGCGCTTCGAGCTGGCGCCGGACGGCACCTTCGAGCAGATCAGCCGCTGGCGTGTGGACGCCGAGATCGAGACGGCGGAGGCGGGCGGCGCGGTCCTGGCGATCCGCGCGACGAACCCGAACCTGCTGGGCGGCGTGAACCCGGAGCGGGTGGCGACGCACCAGCGGACGGTCGCGGCGTACCGCCGTCCGTACACCGCGCAGGTGATGACGAACCGCCTGAACTGGAACCTGATCAGCGCGCCTGTGAGCGGCTGGGCGGAGCTGATGTTCCCCGACGCGAGCGCCGAGCAGGCCGTCGCGCAGCAGTGGGATGCGATCTTCGCCGCGACCCGCGCCGATCAGGCCGATGCGGTGGCGCTGTGGGAAGCGCACCTGGGAGACCTGCGCCGCCGCCGCGAGCTGCTGACGGACAGGCAGTACGCCGCGCTGCACTTCCGGGGCGGCGGGACGGACCTGACGGTGGGCCTCGCGGACGATCACGTGTGGGGGGGCGGTGCGGCCGACACGCCCGGCGGGGTCACGTTCACGGCGAACATCCCCACCGAGGAGGTCTGGACCGCCCCGCACCGCGAGCGCGTGGACGGCACGGTCGTCAGCACCAAGCCGCTGTCGTACAACGGCACGCTGATCGACGGCATCCGCATCGAATTCAAGGATGGGCGCATCACGGGGGCCAGCGCCGAGCAGGGTGAAGGCGCGCTGTTGAAGATGATCGAGACGGACGAGGGCAGCCACCGCCTGGGCGAGGTGGCGCTGGTGCCGCACTCCAGCCCCATCAGCCGCTCGGGCCTGTTCTTCTTCAACACCCTGTACGACGAGAACGCCGCCTCGCACATCGCGATCGGCAGCGCTTACCGCTTCAACGTGAAGGGCGGCGTGGACATGAGCCTGGAAGACTTCAACGCCAGGGGCGGCAACGACAGCCTCACGCACGTGGACTGGATGATCGGCAGTGACCAGATCGACGTGGACGGCATCACGAAGGACGGTCAGCGCGAGGCGGTCATGCGCGCGGGTGAATTCGTGATCTGA
- a CDS encoding carbonic anhydrase, translated as MDDSATQIAADLERRILDAIRRGASMEDIADIKESDVATPDAAIQSLKDGNARFFSGQATRPEMSANERRAQIMGQTPYAAILACSDSRVPVELVFDQGLGQLFVVRVAGNVVGEAGLGTLEYAIRHLDVHLVVVMGHEACGAVAAAMLPEDRVAEEPHHLQNLIRRIQPSLQAMPVIRDKKARMREAVLNNVRYQVSLLRDEPVIREAEAAGQIRVIGAYYEIGSGAVDFLVDEEDLRP; from the coding sequence ATGGACGATTCCGCCACGCAGATCGCCGCCGACCTCGAGCGCCGCATCCTGGACGCCATCCGCCGCGGCGCGAGCATGGAGGACATCGCGGACATCAAGGAGTCCGACGTCGCCACGCCCGACGCCGCCATCCAGTCCCTCAAGGACGGCAACGCCCGCTTCTTCAGCGGTCAGGCCACCCGCCCGGAGATGAGCGCCAACGAACGCCGCGCGCAGATCATGGGCCAGACGCCGTACGCCGCGATCCTCGCGTGCAGCGACAGCCGCGTGCCGGTCGAACTGGTGTTCGATCAGGGCCTGGGGCAGCTGTTCGTGGTGCGCGTCGCCGGGAACGTCGTCGGCGAGGCCGGGCTGGGCACCCTGGAGTACGCCATCCGCCACCTGGACGTGCACCTCGTCGTCGTGATGGGGCACGAGGCCTGCGGCGCGGTCGCCGCCGCGATGCTCCCCGAGGACCGCGTCGCGGAGGAACCCCACCACCTCCAGAACCTGATCCGCCGCATCCAGCCCAGCCTGCAGGCCATGCCGGTCATCCGCGACAAGAAGGCCCGCATGCGCGAGGCGGTCCTGAACAACGTCCGCTACCAGGTGAGCCTCCTGCGCGACGAGCCCGTCATCCGCGAGGCGGAGGCCGCCGGGCAGATCCGCGTGATCGGCGCGTACTACGAGATCGGCAGCGGCGCCGTGGACTTCCTGGTGGACGAGGAAGACCTGCGGCCCTGA
- the rpsO gene encoding 30S ribosomal protein S15: protein MIDKKQTIETHAKHGTDTGSTAVQIALLTERINNLSVHLTANKKDKHGQRGLQLLNGQRRRLLKYLERTSYDEYIALTDQLKIRRGQRIVR, encoded by the coding sequence ATGATCGACAAGAAGCAGACCATCGAGACCCACGCCAAGCACGGCACCGACACCGGCAGCACCGCCGTCCAGATCGCCCTGCTGACCGAGCGCATCAACAACCTGTCGGTTCACCTGACCGCCAACAAGAAGGACAAGCACGGCCAGCGCGGCCTGCAGCTCCTGAACGGCCAGCGCCGCCGCCTGCTGAAGTACCTCGAGCGCACCAGCTACGACGAGTACATCGCCCTGACGGACCAGCTGAAGATCCGCCGCGGTCAGCGCATCGTCCGCTAA
- a CDS encoding gamma-glutamylcyclotransferase family protein yields MTDPGSAPVTRVFVYGTLLPGERNAHVAARGFTARPATLRGFTLHHLHPEGYPALSPGPADAAVRGAVLSYDPPEWEAALPGLEGLHDSPPLYTRQLAPVTLDGGGELAVWVYVYARKDRLRAPGASVVPSGDWRDVPDRDQRGADGR; encoded by the coding sequence ATGACCGACCCCGGCAGCGCCCCCGTGACCCGCGTGTTCGTGTACGGCACCCTGCTCCCCGGCGAACGCAACGCCCACGTCGCCGCGCGGGGCTTCACGGCGCGGCCCGCCACGCTGCGCGGCTTCACCCTGCACCACCTCCACCCCGAGGGGTACCCGGCCCTGAGCCCCGGCCCGGCGGACGCGGCGGTACGCGGCGCCGTCCTGAGCTACGACCCCCCGGAGTGGGAGGCGGCCCTGCCCGGCCTGGAGGGCCTGCACGACTCGCCGCCCCTGTACACCCGGCAGCTGGCTCCCGTCACGCTGGACGGGGGAGGGGAGCTCGCCGTCTGGGTCTATGTGTACGCCCGCAAAGACCGACTCCGCGCGCCGGGCGCGAGCGTGGTGCCCAGCGGCGACTGGCGCGACGTGCCGGACCGGGATCAGCGCGGCGCGGACGGCCGGTAG
- a CDS encoding S1C family serine protease: MNLKRALVGSARPALWAPLLTLLLGILPATNAQTSPGTTPSATPQERRVRSGAPLSATEQATLQTLVSRVRPATVRVEQCRATQCDDPNGLGSGVLISEDGLILTAYHVIQGAPDLSVQLLNKTRYPAEVIGYNDQDDLALLRVNVPRGTPFLPLAAARPAVGDVALAVGNGNGAFLTPKTGRLLGLDSDAGRADFPPGTLEMNAPLIPGDSGGPVVNTKGEVTGIVSYIRLTQSGQPRSYAVPVTTTDARVAAMKRGEKRDAPVIGIGLSGPFSDLFFLPSAGFQELTKLLNLGDTPGAFFTSVSRGSPAAQAGLKPLILNGDSKRVSGDIVTAVNGKRIVNFAEFQYAVRAFQPGDTVTLSVLRDGKPLEVKVTLVGRSKLSN; the protein is encoded by the coding sequence ATGAACCTCAAGCGCGCGCTGGTCGGCTCCGCCCGTCCTGCCCTCTGGGCTCCGCTGCTCACGCTGCTGCTGGGCATCCTTCCCGCCACGAACGCCCAGACCAGCCCAGGCACGACGCCATCGGCCACCCCGCAGGAACGCCGCGTCCGCAGCGGCGCGCCCCTGAGCGCCACCGAGCAGGCGACCCTCCAGACCCTCGTCAGCCGTGTGCGGCCCGCCACCGTGCGCGTCGAGCAGTGCCGCGCCACGCAGTGCGACGACCCGAACGGCCTGGGCTCCGGCGTGCTGATCAGCGAGGACGGCCTGATCCTGACCGCTTACCACGTCATTCAGGGCGCACCGGACCTGAGCGTGCAGCTGCTGAACAAGACCCGCTACCCCGCCGAGGTGATCGGGTACAACGACCAGGACGACCTGGCGCTGCTGCGCGTGAACGTGCCCAGGGGAACGCCGTTCCTGCCGCTGGCCGCCGCGCGCCCCGCCGTGGGTGACGTCGCGCTGGCCGTCGGGAACGGAAACGGCGCGTTCCTGACCCCCAAGACCGGGCGCCTGCTGGGCCTCGACAGTGACGCGGGTCGCGCGGACTTCCCGCCCGGCACGCTGGAGATGAACGCCCCGCTGATTCCCGGCGACAGTGGCGGCCCGGTCGTGAACACGAAGGGCGAGGTGACGGGCATCGTCAGTTACATCCGCCTGACCCAGAGCGGTCAGCCGCGCTCGTACGCGGTCCCCGTGACGACCACGGACGCCCGCGTGGCCGCCATGAAACGCGGCGAGAAGCGGGACGCGCCGGTGATCGGCATCGGGCTGAGCGGCCCCTTCTCGGATCTGTTCTTCCTGCCCAGCGCAGGCTTCCAGGAACTGACGAAACTGCTGAACCTGGGGGACACGCCCGGCGCGTTCTTCACCAGCGTGTCGCGCGGCAGTCCCGCCGCGCAGGCCGGACTGAAACCCCTGATCCTGAACGGCGACTCGAAGCGGGTCTCCGGGGACATCGTGACCGCCGTGAACGGCAAGCGGATCGTGAACTTCGCGGAATTCCAGTACGCCGTGCGCGCCTTCCAGCCCGGCGATACGGTCACCCTGAGCGTCCTGCGTGACGGCAAGCCGCTGGAGGTCAAAGTGACGCTGGTGGGGCGCAGCAAGCTGAGCAACTGA
- a CDS encoding multidrug DMT transporter: MDTLKKAGAMLAHLDLFHQMLDLRGLLQLAAHMEERGDRVTLISPESITLIGADMHTDPTITTSKGATIHAPTAYRVLHGLKGHEAPEYAVTREELAALNARAVTELESSDALRAFDATLTRISTPTDAGERPTRTRRTPDTEATTEQPAA; encoded by the coding sequence ATGGACACCTTGAAAAAAGCCGGAGCGATGCTCGCCCACCTCGACCTCTTCCACCAGATGCTCGACCTGCGCGGCCTCCTGCAACTCGCCGCGCACATGGAGGAACGCGGCGACCGCGTCACCCTCATCAGCCCCGAGAGCATCACCCTGATCGGCGCCGACATGCACACCGACCCCACCATCACCACCAGCAAGGGCGCCACCATCCACGCCCCCACCGCCTACCGCGTCCTCCACGGCCTCAAGGGCCACGAGGCCCCCGAGTACGCCGTCACCCGCGAGGAACTCGCCGCGCTGAACGCCCGCGCCGTCACCGAACTCGAAAGCAGCGACGCCCTGCGCGCCTTCGACGCCACCCTCACCCGCATCAGCACCCCCACCGACGCAGGCGAGCGCCCCACCCGCACCCGCCGCACCCCCGACACCGAAGCCACCACCGAACAACCCGCCGCCTGA
- a CDS encoding GNAT family N-acetyltransferase, producing the protein MTPPAFTLRHVTDPGDPAIPAFGRVQEASYYAPDMLIPPEVFAHLITRRSPQREDRLLVAQTPGGEVLGGTLYALLPLPGELRGAGFNSFMAVTRAARGLGVGRALHDETLRVIREAGLAGMFADSVHPTRQNEEDRAAEAATGVDPAGRRAALHALGLRTVDVPYWQPVGGPDGGPLTDLDLLYQPARPAQTVPLALVTGTLRAYWTGWLGADRAQAEAQALTDRAGHAQDVPLLPGTSTATLWSGQEMKL; encoded by the coding sequence ATGACCCCACCCGCCTTCACGCTGCGGCACGTGACCGACCCCGGTGACCCGGCCATTCCCGCGTTCGGCCGCGTGCAGGAGGCCAGCTACTACGCGCCGGACATGCTGATCCCCCCGGAAGTCTTCGCGCACCTCATCACCCGCCGCAGCCCGCAGCGGGAGGACCGCCTGCTGGTCGCGCAGACCCCGGGCGGCGAGGTGCTGGGCGGCACCCTGTACGCCCTGCTGCCCCTGCCCGGCGAGCTGCGCGGGGCGGGTTTCAACTCGTTCATGGCCGTCACCCGCGCCGCGCGCGGCCTGGGCGTGGGCCGCGCCCTGCACGACGAGACCCTGCGCGTCATCCGCGAGGCCGGACTGGCGGGCATGTTCGCCGACAGCGTCCACCCCACCCGCCAGAACGAAGAGGACCGTGCCGCCGAGGCCGCGACCGGCGTGGACCCCGCCGGGCGCCGGGCCGCGCTGCACGCCCTGGGCCTGCGCACCGTGGACGTCCCCTACTGGCAGCCGGTGGGCGGCCCGGACGGCGGTCCCCTCACCGACCTGGACCTGCTGTACCAGCCCGCCCGTCCAGCCCAGACCGTCCCGCTGGCCCTCGTGACCGGCACCCTGCGCGCCTACTGGACCGGCTGGCTCGGCGCGGACCGCGCCCAGGCCGAAGCGCAGGCCCTCACCGACCGCGCCGGTCACGCGCAGGACGTGCCTCTGCTGCCCGGCACGAGCACGGCGACATTGTGGTCAGGTCAAGAGATGAAGCTGTGA
- a CDS encoding DUF350 domain-containing protein yields MTPTDLLTTLVTELGWNLAVWLPTLLISLLFIRAVLGVRVRELITEIEEHQTAAIGAVFFWVSLGFSLLLSRTIASPVPTDGTWTEAFTWLAVAVVVTLLLFTLGVLAVFGTLARRKGEGVLRYIRREMREEHNLALSFIMGALFLVPAVVTYHVTL; encoded by the coding sequence ATGACCCCCACTGACCTGCTGACGACCCTGGTGACCGAGCTGGGCTGGAACCTCGCCGTGTGGCTGCCCACCCTGCTGATCAGCCTGCTGTTCATCCGCGCGGTGCTGGGCGTGCGGGTGCGGGAACTGATCACCGAGATCGAGGAGCACCAGACGGCCGCGATCGGCGCGGTGTTCTTCTGGGTGTCGCTGGGCTTCAGCCTGCTGCTGAGCCGCACCATCGCCAGCCCCGTCCCGACGGATGGCACGTGGACGGAGGCGTTCACGTGGCTGGCAGTCGCAGTCGTGGTGACGCTGCTGCTGTTCACGCTGGGCGTCCTGGCGGTGTTCGGCACGCTGGCCCGCCGCAAGGGTGAGGGGGTGCTGCGCTACATCCGCCGCGAGATGCGCGAGGAGCACAACCTGGCGCTGTCGTTCATCATGGGCGCGCTGTTCCTGGTGCCCGCCGTCGTCACGTACCACGTCACGCTGTAA